The following are from one region of the Endozoicomonas sp. 4G genome:
- the dnaK gene encoding molecular chaperone DnaK yields the protein MLEWRFIQLSLVKTLVLPVLILFTSIHAEASEEKGVIIGIDLGTTYSCVGVRRSGRTEIIANDQGNRITPSVVGWTPENERLVGDAAKNQATSNPELTVFDVKRIIGRNFDDPQLQSDMKYFPFKVVNVNGQPKVEMTTLQEHFSFTPEELSAMVLGKMKAIAEDYLGEKVTRAVVTVPAYFNDAQRQATKDAGRIAGLTVERIINEPTAAALAYGLDTRLKSEENVLVFDLGGGTFDVSILTIDGGVFEVLSTAGDTHLGGEDFDQRLVEHFRKIAKRKYGLDLTGNKRALLKLRREVEKAKRALSSSHKARVEIESLADEKDFNESLSRSKFEEINIDLFRKTLASVKKALHDADLQREDINEIILVGGSTRIPKVRQLLSEYFNGKTLNHSINPDEAVAYGAAIQGAVLSGDKSTSDVLLLDVIPLSLGIETVGGVFAKVLTRNTVIPTKRKQVFSTAADRQETVTIKVFEGERPMTKDNHLLGTFDLTGIPPAPRGVPQIDVTFSVDENSILTVKAEEKSSGSNNIVINKDTGRLSEADIERMVQDAEKFAEQDQLAQKKVEARNKLEAFVYSQRAQLEDDSKGWVKNLSTEDKSLLTNTIEESISWLEGNPEASTEQLLEKYQEVIKVVQSIAARAGTSAGAEGAEGSEGAEGAEDERDAEDAEDEEDEEDEEDTGNRDEL from the coding sequence ATGCTGGAGTGGCGTTTTATTCAACTGTCATTAGTTAAGACCCTGGTATTGCCTGTCCTGATACTATTCACATCTATCCATGCAGAAGCCAGTGAGGAGAAAGGGGTCATTATCGGTATTGACCTCGGAACCACCTACTCCTGTGTTGGGGTTCGCCGGTCCGGACGAACGGAAATTATTGCCAATGATCAGGGCAATAGAATAACGCCATCCGTTGTCGGCTGGACACCAGAAAATGAGCGCCTTGTCGGAGACGCGGCCAAGAACCAGGCGACCAGCAACCCGGAACTTACGGTGTTTGATGTCAAGCGCATTATCGGTCGTAACTTTGATGATCCGCAATTACAGTCAGATATGAAGTATTTCCCCTTCAAGGTTGTCAATGTTAACGGTCAGCCGAAAGTGGAAATGACGACCCTTCAGGAACATTTTTCATTTACCCCGGAAGAGTTGAGCGCCATGGTGCTGGGTAAAATGAAAGCAATAGCGGAGGATTATCTTGGCGAGAAAGTGACTCGAGCCGTTGTCACTGTGCCAGCCTATTTCAATGACGCCCAGCGTCAGGCCACCAAAGATGCTGGCAGGATAGCTGGATTGACGGTTGAGCGTATCATCAATGAACCCACCGCAGCAGCACTGGCTTACGGTTTGGACACAAGGCTTAAGAGTGAAGAAAATGTCCTGGTGTTTGATCTGGGTGGTGGCACCTTCGATGTTTCAATACTGACGATTGATGGCGGTGTCTTTGAGGTACTGTCTACTGCTGGCGATACTCACCTGGGAGGGGAGGACTTTGACCAGCGGCTGGTTGAGCACTTTCGAAAAATCGCCAAACGAAAATACGGTCTTGACCTGACGGGTAACAAACGGGCGCTGCTGAAATTACGCCGGGAGGTGGAGAAGGCCAAGCGTGCTTTGTCATCATCCCATAAAGCCCGGGTTGAAATTGAGTCACTGGCGGATGAAAAGGACTTCAACGAGTCACTGTCAAGGTCGAAGTTTGAAGAGATCAATATTGACCTGTTCCGAAAAACACTGGCTTCTGTAAAGAAGGCTCTGCATGATGCCGATCTTCAGCGCGAGGATATCAATGAGATTATTCTGGTTGGAGGTTCTACCCGTATCCCAAAAGTTCGGCAGCTGTTAAGTGAGTATTTCAATGGCAAAACGTTAAATCATAGTATCAACCCGGACGAGGCTGTTGCCTATGGTGCAGCTATTCAGGGGGCTGTGCTCAGTGGCGATAAGTCCACCAGTGATGTGCTTCTGCTTGATGTCATCCCTCTTTCCCTGGGAATTGAGACAGTGGGTGGGGTTTTCGCAAAAGTACTGACCCGTAACACGGTGATCCCCACTAAGAGAAAGCAGGTATTCAGCACCGCCGCTGATCGACAGGAGACGGTGACGATTAAAGTCTTCGAAGGGGAGCGCCCCATGACCAAAGACAATCATCTGCTGGGTACCTTTGATCTTACCGGTATCCCGCCCGCTCCCAGGGGTGTCCCTCAGATAGACGTGACTTTCTCCGTAGACGAGAACAGCATATTGACGGTGAAAGCCGAAGAAAAGTCCAGTGGCAGTAACAATATCGTTATTAACAAAGATACGGGGCGGTTGAGCGAAGCGGACATTGAAAGAATGGTTCAGGATGCTGAGAAATTCGCGGAGCAGGATCAGCTGGCACAGAAAAAAGTTGAGGCCCGTAACAAGCTGGAAGCTTTTGTTTATTCGCAACGCGCTCAATTAGAGGATGACAGTAAAGGCTGGGTCAAAAACCTCTCTACCGAAGACAAGAGTCTTCTGACTAATACCATTGAAGAGTCCATTTCCTGGCTTGAAGGCAATCCTGAGGCCAGCACAGAACAGTTGCTGGAAAAATATCAGGAGGTCATCAAGGTTGTTCAGTCAATAGCTGCCAGAGCGGGCACTTCAGCGGGTGCAGAGGGTGCAGAGGGTTCAGAGGGTGCAGAGGGTGCAGAGGATGAAAGGGATGCAGAAGATGCAGAAGATGAAGAGGATGAAGAAGATGAAGAAGATACAGGGAATAGAGATGAGCTTTGA
- the rsxA gene encoding electron transport complex subunit RsxA, with the protein MSELVLIMISAILVNNFVLVQFLGLCPFMGVSNKLESAMGMSLATTFVLTLASICSYLTYQYLLIPLGLEFLKTIAFILVIAVVVQFTEMVVRKVSPLLHRVLGVFLPLITSNCAVLGVALLNSNRLNSSLVDSATYGFGAAAGFSLVLVLFSAMRERIAAADVPAPFRGAAIGMVSAGLMSLAFMGFSGLIKL; encoded by the coding sequence ATGAGCGAACTGGTACTGATTATGATCAGTGCCATTCTGGTCAACAACTTTGTACTGGTACAGTTTCTGGGCCTCTGTCCATTTATGGGCGTTTCCAACAAACTGGAGTCAGCCATGGGAATGTCGCTGGCCACCACCTTTGTACTGACTCTGGCCTCGATCTGTAGCTACCTGACGTATCAGTACCTGCTGATCCCCCTGGGTCTGGAATTCCTGAAAACCATTGCTTTTATTCTTGTCATCGCGGTGGTGGTTCAGTTTACCGAGATGGTGGTCAGAAAAGTCAGCCCTCTGCTGCACCGTGTGCTTGGCGTATTCCTGCCTCTGATTACCAGTAACTGCGCTGTTCTGGGTGTTGCCCTGCTGAACAGTAATCGCTTAAACAGTTCACTGGTTGATTCTGCTACCTACGGTTTTGGCGCGGCTGCCGGTTTTTCACTGGTGCTGGTTTTGTTCTCAGCCATGCGTGAGCGTATTGCCGCTGCTGATGTTCCCGCTCCTTTCAGGGGGGCCGCCATCGGAATGGTCAGTGCCGGCCTGATGTCACTGGCTTTTATGGGCTTCAGCGGCCTGATCAAGCTGTAG
- the rsxB gene encoding electron transport complex subunit RsxB, whose amino-acid sequence MEIVIFAIIALLALALVFGAILGFASVRFKVEGNPIVDQVNELLPQTQCGQCGFPGCRPYAEAIVSGESINRCPPGGQSTINALADLLDVEPEPLDQEHGAEKPPMVAYIREDECIGCTKCLQACPVDAILGAAKQMHTVMKDECTGCDLCVEPCPVDCIDMVAIATTPRTWSWTLPSKEAEPGLIATDMRGQAV is encoded by the coding sequence ATGGAAATCGTCATTTTCGCCATTATTGCCCTGCTTGCCCTGGCCCTTGTTTTTGGTGCCATACTGGGTTTTGCCAGCGTCCGCTTCAAGGTGGAAGGCAATCCGATTGTTGATCAGGTGAATGAATTATTACCCCAGACTCAATGCGGTCAGTGCGGTTTTCCCGGCTGTCGTCCCTACGCAGAAGCGATTGTCAGTGGTGAATCCATCAACCGTTGTCCTCCCGGTGGTCAGTCCACCATCAATGCCCTGGCCGATCTTTTGGATGTAGAGCCTGAGCCATTAGACCAGGAGCACGGTGCCGAAAAACCCCCGATGGTTGCCTACATCCGGGAAGATGAGTGCATTGGTTGCACTAAATGTCTACAGGCTTGCCCGGTCGATGCCATTCTCGGCGCTGCCAAACAAATGCACACGGTAATGAAAGATGAATGCACCGGCTGTGACCTCTGTGTCGAGCCCTGTCCTGTTGACTGCATAGATATGGTCGCCATCGCAACCACCCCCCGTACCTGGAGCTGGACATTGCCCTCCAAGGAAGCAGAACCTGGCCTGATAGCCACTGATATGAGAGGACAAGCGGTATGA
- the rsxC gene encoding electron transport complex subunit RsxC, translated as MNLPLKDITEFKHRVWPLTGGVYPEENKHQSTSTPIRPVPMPEQFILPLSQHAGAPARPIVAVGDTVLKGQMIAKATGFVSVPVHAPTSGTVSAIGSEAVPHPSGMHDQCITLIPDGKDQWCELQPVRDYPSVAPAELVEHIRQSGIAGMGGAGFPTAVKMSPRSPVHTLILNGAECEPYITADDMLMRERADAMVAGAEILLHLLKAERCLIGIEDNKPEAIKAVKNAVAQSNNGHRMKVIVFPTKYPSGGSKQMIQILTGLEVPSGKLSADLGFTVQNVGTAVAVYEAVHHGKPLISRITTLTGEALSSPGNFDVLIGTPARHLLSCAGVNNQQLETLILGGPMMGFTLDELDTPVTKTSNCLIAGTREEFPPAMPAQACIRCGLCAEACPSSLLPQQLYWHGKSENHEQLQHHNLFDCIECGACSYVCPSSIPLVQYYRASKSAIRAQEAKHAKAERSKVRYENRQARLAREQAEKEAKRKANAERAARLKAGKAASGDKDSAAAPDPVQAAIERARAKKKAAAGSATGKPAKTTLSADQKELKIQLSLANAQLKKTRRALTRAQEQGEGDIDKLNADINMLENQVAKLQKDFDAAAVKSIQQPSVKVEKSLDDNAAKKLKIETAMAKAALKKAERALAKALEEGSSETLSLKDAVDECRKKLEQLQSEKNPEELWQQPVNAHLINSRNLR; from the coding sequence ATGAACCTGCCTCTCAAAGACATCACTGAGTTCAAACATAGAGTCTGGCCGTTAACGGGTGGTGTGTATCCCGAGGAAAACAAGCACCAGTCCACCAGCACGCCGATCAGGCCAGTGCCAATGCCAGAGCAGTTTATTCTGCCCTTGTCGCAACATGCAGGCGCCCCTGCACGCCCTATTGTTGCTGTTGGCGATACGGTGCTGAAAGGGCAAATGATTGCCAAAGCAACAGGCTTTGTCAGCGTGCCTGTTCACGCTCCCACCTCCGGCACTGTTTCTGCAATCGGCTCAGAAGCGGTGCCCCATCCCTCGGGAATGCACGACCAATGCATTACATTAATTCCTGACGGAAAAGATCAATGGTGTGAGCTCCAGCCTGTCAGGGATTACCCGTCGGTGGCGCCAGCAGAACTGGTTGAACATATCCGCCAGTCGGGCATTGCGGGTATGGGAGGTGCAGGCTTCCCAACGGCGGTGAAAATGTCGCCAAGAAGTCCGGTACACACACTGATTCTTAATGGCGCTGAGTGTGAGCCGTATATTACGGCGGATGACATGCTTATGCGAGAACGTGCCGACGCCATGGTGGCCGGTGCCGAGATTTTGCTACACCTTCTCAAGGCAGAACGCTGCCTGATCGGCATTGAAGACAATAAGCCAGAAGCCATTAAAGCCGTTAAAAACGCCGTCGCCCAGAGCAACAACGGCCACCGGATGAAAGTGATTGTCTTTCCCACCAAATACCCTTCCGGTGGTTCCAAGCAGATGATTCAAATACTGACAGGTCTTGAGGTTCCCTCAGGAAAACTGTCTGCTGACCTGGGCTTCACGGTTCAGAACGTTGGCACAGCAGTGGCCGTCTATGAGGCGGTTCACCATGGCAAACCCCTGATATCCAGAATCACCACCCTGACTGGCGAAGCACTGTCCAGCCCGGGTAATTTTGACGTTCTGATAGGCACACCTGCCAGACACCTGCTCTCCTGTGCAGGGGTCAATAATCAACAACTGGAAACCCTGATTTTGGGTGGCCCAATGATGGGTTTCACACTGGATGAGCTGGACACCCCTGTGACCAAAACCAGCAACTGCCTGATTGCCGGAACCCGGGAGGAGTTTCCTCCGGCAATGCCCGCCCAGGCCTGTATTCGCTGTGGCCTGTGTGCTGAAGCCTGCCCGTCGTCTTTGCTGCCTCAACAACTCTACTGGCACGGGAAGTCAGAAAATCATGAGCAGTTGCAGCATCACAACCTGTTTGACTGTATTGAGTGCGGTGCCTGCTCCTATGTCTGTCCCAGCAGTATTCCACTGGTTCAATACTACCGCGCCTCCAAGAGTGCTATTCGGGCTCAGGAAGCCAAACACGCTAAAGCAGAGCGCTCGAAAGTTCGCTACGAAAACCGTCAGGCTCGTCTGGCACGAGAGCAGGCTGAAAAAGAAGCCAAACGCAAGGCTAATGCCGAACGTGCTGCCAGGTTGAAAGCCGGGAAGGCCGCATCAGGCGATAAGGATTCAGCTGCTGCCCCGGATCCCGTTCAGGCAGCTATCGAAAGGGCCAGGGCCAAGAAAAAAGCGGCTGCGGGCTCAGCCACTGGCAAACCGGCAAAAACAACCCTGTCTGCTGATCAGAAAGAGCTCAAGATCCAATTATCACTGGCCAATGCTCAGTTGAAGAAAACCCGCAGAGCCCTCACCAGGGCTCAAGAGCAGGGAGAAGGCGACATTGACAAGCTAAATGCTGATATCAACATGCTGGAAAATCAGGTAGCCAAACTGCAAAAAGATTTTGACGCTGCGGCGGTTAAAAGCATACAACAGCCGTCGGTAAAAGTAGAAAAATCCCTTGATGACAATGCTGCCAAAAAGCTGAAGATAGAAACGGCTATGGCTAAAGCAGCATTGAAAAAAGCGGAAAGAGCTTTAGCCAAGGCACTTGAAGAAGGCAGCTCGGAAACCCTGAGCCTGAAAGATGCTGTAGACGAGTGTCGTAAAAAGCTCGAACAACTGCAATCTGAAAAGAATCCGGAAGAACTCTGGCAACAGCCGGTTAATGCTCATTTGATCAACAGTCGGAATTTACGATGA
- the rsxD gene encoding electron transport complex subunit RsxD: MTLVRQTSPHARSPNSTQQIMKWVLLAAVPGLAMQTVFFGWGTLINLVWCVLIALGSEALVLKIRRRPINFYLSDASAIVTAVLLALALPPLSPWWLTLIGTSFAIIIGKQLYGGLGNNPFNPAMLGYVLLLISFPQEMTQWLPPAGTEGHTAVKSFSDALCTIFPLFGQPINVDAISMATPLDIVRENTSLTMKELWSDNPALQYFAGRGWLWINLAYLLGGLFLIYKKVFTWHAPLGMLAAILVMSTLFWGGTGSGSHGSPLFHLFSGATMLGAFFIITDPVSSATSNKGRLIFGAGIGTLVYVIRVWGGYPDAVAFATLLMNMAAPMIDYYTQPRTYGHKKPNKGLPTALSDRKQP; the protein is encoded by the coding sequence ATGACCCTGGTAAGGCAGACATCCCCCCATGCCCGCAGCCCCAACAGCACGCAGCAGATCATGAAATGGGTGCTACTGGCAGCCGTGCCGGGTCTGGCCATGCAGACAGTCTTTTTTGGCTGGGGAACATTGATCAACTTGGTCTGGTGTGTACTGATTGCACTGGGCTCAGAAGCTCTGGTACTAAAAATACGACGACGCCCCATTAACTTTTACCTCTCTGACGCTTCCGCCATTGTCACCGCCGTGTTGCTGGCTCTGGCACTGCCTCCTCTCTCACCATGGTGGCTAACCCTGATTGGGACCTCCTTTGCCATTATTATTGGCAAGCAGCTCTATGGCGGGCTGGGTAACAATCCATTCAACCCGGCCATGCTGGGGTATGTACTGCTGCTGATTTCTTTCCCACAGGAAATGACACAATGGTTGCCCCCGGCAGGGACAGAAGGCCACACGGCTGTAAAAAGCTTCAGCGATGCCCTTTGCACCATTTTCCCACTGTTCGGCCAACCCATTAATGTTGACGCCATCAGTATGGCAACGCCGCTGGACATTGTTCGGGAGAATACCTCCCTGACCATGAAAGAGCTTTGGTCAGACAATCCGGCCCTGCAATATTTTGCCGGTCGGGGATGGCTCTGGATCAACCTTGCCTATCTGCTGGGTGGCCTTTTCCTGATCTACAAAAAGGTTTTCACCTGGCACGCGCCTTTAGGCATGTTAGCCGCCATACTGGTGATGTCTACCCTGTTCTGGGGCGGAACCGGATCAGGCAGCCACGGTTCGCCACTGTTTCACCTATTCAGCGGTGCCACCATGCTGGGCGCTTTTTTCATTATTACCGACCCCGTCAGCAGTGCTACCAGTAACAAGGGCAGGCTGATCTTTGGCGCTGGTATCGGGACTCTTGTCTACGTTATTCGTGTCTGGGGTGGCTATCCGGACGCTGTCGCCTTCGCGACACTGTTAATGAATATGGCAGCCCCGATGATTGATTACTACACCCAGCCCAGAACCTATGGTCATAAGAAGCCAAACAAGGGGCTGCCAACAGCCCTGAGCGACAGAAAGCAGCCCTGA
- the rsxG gene encoding electron transport complex subunit RsxG, whose product MPIVKENQNEPEPSSKQKKPATDLASSIVRNSLTLGVFAILTVGLIALTFVFTEQKIHAQVRAFEARALKEILPDKTHDNNILDARITIPANDLLATSTDKYGYVAFEDGKPIAVILPAIAPDGYAGKIELLVGIYADGTLAGVRAIQHKETPGLGDKIDTKVSDWILQFRGKSLLDPAPEDWGVKKEGGQFDQFTGATITPRAVVGSVYRTLNYFDSHRQTLFKQGEAARRDEKGAEKGAEP is encoded by the coding sequence ATGCCCATAGTTAAAGAAAATCAAAATGAGCCAGAACCGTCGTCTAAGCAGAAGAAACCTGCTACCGATCTGGCCAGCAGTATCGTGCGCAACAGTCTGACACTGGGTGTGTTTGCCATTCTCACGGTAGGCCTTATTGCTCTGACGTTTGTTTTTACAGAACAGAAGATTCATGCCCAGGTGCGAGCTTTTGAAGCCAGGGCCCTGAAAGAAATTCTTCCGGACAAGACACACGACAACAACATTCTGGATGCTCGAATTACCATCCCGGCCAATGACTTACTGGCAACCTCTACCGACAAGTATGGCTATGTCGCTTTCGAGGATGGCAAGCCGATTGCTGTCATTCTCCCCGCCATAGCGCCCGACGGCTATGCTGGAAAAATCGAGTTGCTGGTGGGTATTTACGCCGATGGAACACTGGCTGGAGTCAGAGCAATCCAACACAAAGAAACACCCGGACTCGGTGATAAAATAGACACCAAAGTGTCTGACTGGATTTTACAATTCCGGGGTAAGTCGCTTCTGGACCCAGCCCCTGAAGATTGGGGCGTCAAGAAGGAAGGCGGACAGTTTGACCAGTTTACCGGGGCCACGATAACCCCCAGGGCCGTTGTAGGTTCCGTTTATCGAACCCTGAACTATTTTGACTCCCACAGGCAAACGCTCTTTAAACAGGGTGAAGCCGCCAGACGGGATGAAAAAGGAGCAGAAAAAGGAGCAGAACCATGA
- a CDS encoding electron transport complex subunit E, with protein MTDDVVTDSTLQKKSLFADQSAARIAWNGLWDNNPALVQLLGLCPLLGVSSSVVNALGLGIATMLVVMGSNIAVSLIRHQVTDAIRLPVFVMVIASFTTCIELLMQAYTYELYKILGIFIPLIVTNCIILGRADAYASKQPVIPAAFDGFMMGAGFAAILLLLGALRELVGQGTLFSGMDLLLGPVAQNWTIVVFQDYKQFLFAILPPGAFVFMGFLIAIKNVIDKKQEEARKAQEPLSEVGSKRVRVTGNIR; from the coding sequence ATGACGGATGATGTTGTTACTGATTCAACGCTGCAGAAAAAATCATTATTTGCCGATCAATCTGCCGCCAGAATTGCCTGGAACGGGCTCTGGGACAACAACCCGGCCCTGGTTCAACTGCTGGGCCTTTGCCCTCTGCTGGGGGTCTCCAGCAGTGTGGTTAACGCCCTGGGACTTGGCATTGCCACCATGCTGGTTGTTATGGGCTCGAACATCGCTGTGTCCCTGATCCGACACCAGGTCACTGATGCAATTCGCCTCCCGGTGTTTGTTATGGTCATTGCCTCTTTTACCACCTGCATAGAATTGTTGATGCAGGCTTATACCTATGAGCTGTATAAGATACTCGGCATTTTCATTCCCCTGATTGTTACCAACTGCATCATTTTAGGGCGTGCAGATGCCTATGCCTCTAAACAGCCGGTGATTCCCGCCGCTTTCGATGGCTTTATGATGGGCGCGGGCTTTGCTGCCATATTGCTGCTGTTGGGAGCACTTCGGGAATTGGTTGGTCAGGGAACTCTCTTCTCGGGTATGGATCTACTGCTGGGCCCTGTCGCCCAAAACTGGACCATTGTCGTTTTCCAGGACTACAAACAGTTTCTGTTCGCCATCCTTCCTCCCGGAGCCTTTGTCTTCATGGGTTTTCTTATTGCTATCAAAAATGTCATCGACAAAAAGCAGGAAGAAGCCCGAAAGGCTCAAGAGCCGTTATCAGAGGTTGGCAGTAAGCGTGTTCGAGTAACTGGTAATATCCGATGA
- the nth gene encoding endonuclease III, which translates to MNKEKRTQIFTRLRDQNPNPTTELNYSSSFELLIAVILSAQATDVGVNKATDKLFPVANTPRAIFDLGVEGLKEYIKTIGLFNAKAENVIKTCKMLLEEHNGEVPDTREALEALPGVGRKTANVVLNTAFKQPAMAVDTHIFRVSNRTGIAPGKNVLEVEKRLVRLIPKEFLLDAHHWLILHGRYVCKARKPQCGSCIIEDLCEFSSKEK; encoded by the coding sequence ATGAATAAAGAAAAAAGAACCCAGATTTTTACCCGGTTGCGGGACCAGAACCCTAACCCGACAACGGAACTGAATTACTCCTCATCCTTTGAGCTGTTAATCGCCGTGATTCTTTCAGCCCAGGCAACGGATGTTGGCGTTAACAAGGCAACGGATAAATTATTCCCGGTAGCCAATACACCCCGCGCCATTTTTGATCTGGGGGTAGAAGGCCTCAAGGAATACATCAAGACCATTGGCCTGTTCAACGCCAAAGCCGAGAATGTCATCAAAACCTGTAAAATGCTGCTGGAAGAACATAACGGCGAAGTCCCGGATACCCGTGAAGCTCTGGAAGCCCTGCCCGGGGTTGGCAGAAAGACCGCAAACGTGGTACTAAACACCGCATTCAAACAGCCCGCCATGGCTGTGGATACTCATATATTCCGGGTTTCCAATCGCACTGGCATTGCTCCGGGCAAGAATGTTCTGGAAGTAGAAAAAAGGCTGGTCAGACTGATTCCTAAAGAATTCCTTCTGGATGCCCATCACTGGCTCATCCTGCATGGTCGCTACGTCTGCAAGGCCAGAAAACCTCAGTGTGGCAGCTGTATTATTGAAGACTTGTGTGAATTCTCTTCCAAAGAAAAATAA
- a CDS encoding DNA-binding transcriptional regulator, whose protein sequence is MSDLLDAMHETAKGLYDAGIMNATTMHKFDALCLPPVEALAPTQIKRLRLKYKVSQSVFAAFLNVSPSTVQKWETGQKRPDGPSLKLLDLVKNKGLSILV, encoded by the coding sequence ATGAGTGATTTACTGGATGCAATGCATGAAACCGCCAAGGGCTTGTATGACGCTGGCATTATGAATGCCACGACCATGCACAAGTTCGATGCACTATGTTTACCACCAGTAGAGGCGTTGGCTCCAACGCAGATTAAGCGTTTGCGCCTTAAATACAAAGTGAGCCAGTCTGTCTTTGCAGCATTTTTGAATGTTAGCCCGTCCACCGTGCAGAAATGGGAAACGGGTCAAAAGCGCCCTGATGGACCGTCGCTTAAATTATTGGATCTTGTCAAAAACAAAGGGCTTTCTATTTTGGTATGA
- a CDS encoding type II toxin-antitoxin system RelE/ParE family toxin: MTYVHLILRMGERAFFIFGFVKNRQNNINPKEAKAIKLLVREFLGYTDDDLKKALEAGELVEISYE, encoded by the coding sequence TTGACTTACGTACATCTCATTTTACGTATGGGCGAACGTGCTTTTTTTATTTTTGGTTTTGTAAAAAATAGACAGAACAACATTAACCCGAAAGAGGCGAAGGCCATCAAATTATTAGTCAGGGAATTTCTTGGATATACAGATGATGACCTGAAAAAAGCACTGGAAGCTGGAGAATTAGTGGAGATTTCCTATGAGTGA
- a CDS encoding C2H2-type zinc finger protein, with translation MLSKKPLILTLVITFSVHYPHGHAQKSHAQKSHVSLLFALAVGKALISTPKPFIEVFLKPDTRYCFSAAPDVEFTAYSQAPSDEGSGTEDSNTCDESDNRSEEDETDTETVVQWVNTTPDPFRALNEISEVCATLRLKMIDQESTTDSEIATSTACSTDQANHLKRHKQSHLPIDQRPKRYKVHQCDHEGCNYSTDHRGSLNRHKQIHLPADQRPIRPKVHQCDHEGCNYRTDFRSSLKRHKQTHLPADQRPEVHRCDHEDCDYSSNQSGNLKTHKQTHLPADQRPKVQQCDYKDCNYRTDLKGNLKTHKQTHLPADQRLKVHHCDHEGCDYSSNQAGNLKRHKQIHLPIDQRIKAHQCDYEGCDYSTDRASNLKTHKQTHPPADQRLKRKASDQRPSNQKRKKGDKE, from the coding sequence TTGCTATCCAAAAAACCATTGATTTTGACCTTGGTCATCACCTTTTCGGTGCATTACCCTCATGGCCATGCTCAGAAAAGCCATGCTCAGAAAAGTCATGTGTCTTTACTCTTCGCTCTGGCTGTCGGCAAGGCGCTTATCAGTACCCCAAAGCCCTTTATTGAGGTTTTCTTAAAGCCTGACACTCGCTATTGCTTTTCTGCTGCCCCTGACGTCGAGTTTACAGCTTACAGTCAGGCACCCTCTGATGAGGGTTCTGGCACCGAAGACAGCAACACCTGTGATGAAAGCGACAACCGCTCTGAAGAAGACGAAACTGATACCGAAACGGTTGTTCAGTGGGTAAACACGACACCTGATCCTTTTCGAGCATTAAACGAAATCAGTGAAGTTTGTGCGACCCTGAGACTGAAAATGATTGATCAGGAGTCCACTACAGACAGTGAAATAGCCACCTCAACTGCTTGCAGCACCGACCAGGCGAACCATCTGAAAAGGCACAAACAGAGTCACCTGCCTATCGACCAGAGACCCAAAAGATACAAGGTGCACCAGTGTGACCATGAGGGCTGCAATTACAGCACCGACCACAGGGGCAGCCTGAACAGACACAAACAGATCCATCTGCCTGCCGACCAGAGACCCATAAGACCCAAAGTGCACCAGTGTGATCATGAGGGCTGCAACTACAGAACCGACTTCAGGAGCAGTCTGAAAAGGCACAAACAGACCCACCTGCCTGCCGACCAGAGACCCGAGGTGCACCGCTGTGACCATGAGGATTGCGACTACAGTTCCAACCAGTCGGGCAATCTGAAAACGCACAAACAGACCCACCTGCCTGCCGACCAGAGACCCAAGGTGCAACAGTGTGACTATAAAGACTGCAACTACAGAACCGACCTGAAAGGCAATCTGAAAACACACAAACAGACCCACCTGCCTGCCGACCAGAGACTCAAGGTGCACCACTGTGACCATGAGGGTTGTGACTACAGTTCCAACCAGGCGGGCAATCTGAAAAGGCACAAACAGATCCACCTGCCTATCGACCAGAGAATTAAGGCGCACCAGTGTGACTATGAGGGCTGCGACTACAGCACCGACCGGGCAAGTAATCTAAAAACGCACAAACAGACCCACCCGCCTGCCGACCAGAGGCTCAAGAGAAAAGCGTCTGACCAGCGGCCATCTAACCAGAAAAGAAAGAAGGGTGACAAAGAATGA